Within the Numenius arquata unplaced genomic scaffold, bNumArq3.hap1.1 HAP1_SCAFFOLD_49, whole genome shotgun sequence genome, the region acgaccgctacgttgccatctgccaacccctgcactacgggaccctcctgggcagcagagcttgtgtccacatggcagcagctgcctggggcagtgggtttctcaatgctctcctgcacacggccaatacattttccctacccctctgccagggcaatgttctggaccagttcttctgtgaaatcccccagatcctcaagctctcctgctcacactcctacctcagggaagttgggcttcttgtggtcagtgtctgtttatcatttggttgttttgttttcattgtggtgtcctatgtgcagatcttcagggccgtgctgaggatcccctctaagcagggacggcacaaagccttttccacgtgcctccctcacttggccgtggtctcccttgttatcaccactggcatgtttgcctatctgaagcccccctccatctcctcctcacccctggacttGGTgatgtcatttctgtactcggtggtgcctccagctgtgaaccccctcatttacagcatgaggaaccaggagctgaaagacacatcgaagaagctgattctgtcgctaatctctcagcagcattaacctgcccgtgtctcttcagaagtgatttcagattcatctggggaacttcctgggctttgggccttttctctgtgataaccatgtgtgtccaggtaCGTTCCACTTCtccagaggcatgaacccagctcttctgaccctgaggcctgttcacgtgtgcctggcacaggggtacagctgacctcccatctcatgtctctttaataaaatgggatttcttcagtgccggtgtctggaggtttggctcttcttccaaagctgagctcaggctgaggaagttgtcctcacaaggccatgctgctttgtttgggttctccatgggatgagggaagagtgttaggcaatgggacaatgtggggcaatgtattagggaatgggcccaggctgagccttcacccatgggtgcccagttcccctgGAAatggtgaatgatccacagggatctgcctgggactgtccctccatggctttcagtcatcacagccaactcgctctgcggagcagaaacaacagtgcaggaccctgtggagatcatgaggagggggaaggagtggcaaatgaggccagatcagacaaagttccctggtgaaatgttctctggggacagggacgcccttggagaagagcaaaggagcatctctgtgcatccaaggtggaaaaaaagacgacaaagagaaatcaatctctgcatgcaccagctcagggcaggcttctctagggatggagcagtctgaggagctctggggcccggagtcttctcctggaagaggggctgacacagaggggctttctgtcagtggtcaggatgtcttggagacaggcgcaggggacacgggggagacactggtctctgccatctcgtgccatgtccggccctcagccctggggccaatgtggggctgagacatctctctgccccccaggagctactgtgaccatcagatgggctgaggctgtggggttgagtctgcagagctttgcagaacccatcaatgggcactgccacggggtcagcccagaatgggctgcttttctgggctggacaggggagagatggggtagagggacaagaagcaagagggagaaccagagagagactgggatgggcttgaaagtgcttggaagaggaacacactaaagttagctgagcgccctgcccatgcagggtgaggagtcacacaagagggttggtgttgcagagccagggcttgtagaaggcatctgagacttgcagacacgggagagaggaggctggtctgtgcctttggtggcatgggcagttgaggaaggtggcacagagcacttgtagcaccccaaatctgttgcactggccacttccagcactggcagcacaccccaagtttatgagtgaattttcctgtttggccatctctgtcctcctgccaggctcagtgcctgaatcaattttcttgaagcaaaggacgatcaagatggtcagggactggagcgcctttcccatgaggagacgctgagggagatgagctagtccagcctggagaaaggaaggctgagagggatctcattgcagcctgccagtacctaggaggactttatggagaacagagagccaagctcttcaccagggtgcatggtgggaggacaaaagacggtgggtggaaggtgaaagagaagaggctcagcctgcagataggaaagcgcttttccccatgagctgagccaagcattggagcaggtcgcccagagatgctgagcagactccagccctggacgTTGTCAAACTTtcttcaaactggtccaagccttgaacaacgtggcctgaccatgtttctggcaggctggaatggagacctcccaaggccccttccaacttgagctgatactatgaacctacgacctcaggccctttttctgataacaacagagcaaatgcttatggggcacgaatctccctctgctgtatgtgaccccctaaaacaaaacctcagccagtgacgagaggtcggtatcacggtgtgactctctgtgcaaagactgaggggtgtcattgacacattgacagtcctgggcaggaactgctttggggacacggggctctatgcaaggcacaaaatgaccgttttttttttttttttcaatgctgcgaGCCTGATTATAatagaagtgtttagaaaaatgtcaataaaaatatgaatcaaagaagaactaaagaaaagatgcaaagaaaagaaaatgtacttttcagcttttaaaattatttgtggatttttttccttttgctttaatataatagtcaaaggggggaatttgtatccttgctcttctttttattttttttttaaaaaaaaagaaagtgtgttccagaactgggattggatgtaggacacaaataccttcagctacagaggcacagatacctcctgccagcatagatgccctggacaagtgccagcgcactcctgacttctcccgtcactcaatcagccagagctttttgaaacattccatcaggtaccaactgtcgtggtttggcctcagaggacaacaaagaaccagggggcagccgtgctctctcaagcccccccccacagccatgaggggagaatcggaaggaaaaggcaaaactcgtgggttgggacaaaggcagtttaacagaacaacaaagggaacaagaaaacaataacagtaacacggatagtgatgccgtgaaagtcgaaatcaggactcaagagtggggatgactattaagcaggtattctttattgcagcgctggacgcacaggggatcgctcctccaaatgtgcgcaccaaaagccatgagttacacagcttatacacaagttaaacatacatattcattattcttcccagaactcattgtcatacgttgccccccactcccgcatgcgtctttcagtctcttgctggtcttcaaagacctctggtggtcgtttacttcatcccttcctcttcatcactgcgtccttttggtgaactgcagtcatctacttctctattcttgctggcaaagctgcaaggctggtttaggctggctctgcatgccttggtggtctcgacacatcctgttctcagagataagttcctcttggaagataacaaggtgctgacctgtacaattgctagttgcatacgtgcttaggcccctgtttgcatttagccaagttagaaaaacaaagactcacagtatttgctaactcattctttatgctaagagcggcttagttgtgtcaagcaaaccttcaagccatactcagccctattccttcattcaactcccgcttttctgtaagctatagaaaattcttttgcaaaatcttgtttacagtccacaatacatgtactggttgagcaagagtccgtactttccaccacatccaaaggttgagagcagtcaacagtagggctacaaggatcagcactagtacaggatgcactgggaagttgaaaaactgtgccgcggttggagatttaatgaggtatttagaaaaatgtcccaccagtggtgttccccggtttcctcgatggttgtaatgatgttccttatttcgagagtatcgtgctggacttgccataatgttcgtttagaagtttctttcactttctctagcagtgagtatacttgcttcacatcaaatttacatgctatatcaactgagctgttttctcttattttataggatggtatttgtccttaatctccccagtctctcctaatttggccatcagtttttaaaactgtgtataccttagtttcttcatctgtgatattcagacctacattaaccaagtatccattcctgatccagtcttcagggtcggggacatcatctagatcttgacgggtgatgcagttctctgtccagctgtgatgcagaagatcatgataatgatttctggaatcgcagttttgctggtccagtacattcggaggtccatttctgctcaagtgggggatcttcctcacactttggagccttccattgtttacgtctttgtaatcttagttttaaaggtcctaaaggttccgaagtccactgcttgtctggagcctttttcactcgggagcagtgaatccaggccggctgttcttttcactttgattgcagtgaaggtggtcagtagcacttggaatgctccgttccacttttcttctagtggatcacctgaaaaattcttaatataaacccaatttccaggactaaagggatggatagtaTGGTCCAGTcctttaactctggttcctaagtcattcttattgattttctctaatcaagggagcaggcagtctaggaggttccttgagtgtatggaagataacttcctgacacaactggtaggagagcctaccaggagAGGcacctcactagacctacttttcacaaacaaagaagaactagtgggagatgtggaggtcggaggccgacttggtcttagcgatcatgaaatggtcaagttttcaattcttagtgaggtaaggaagggggtgagcaaaacctccaccttggacttccagagggtggactttagcctgttcagagccctggttgggagggtcccttgggagagaatcctgcagggaaaaggggtccaggagggctggatgctcttcaagaaggaaatcctaaaggcccaggagcaggctgtccccgtgaggcgcaaaattaaagagcggggaaaatggccggcctggatgaacaaagagcttttgatgggacttcggggaaaaaaggagggtttaccacatttggatgaagggacaggcaactcaggaggagtacagagatcttgttaggttccacagagaaaaaattaggaaggcaaaagcccagctggcccagctggccattaatataagggacaacaaaaaaattttttataaatatgtcaacaaaaagagagtcagggagaatctccatcccttcctggatggggGGGGAACATCCCAaacaaggatgaggagaaggctgagatacttaatgccttctttgcctctgtcttcaatagttggaccagctaccaccagggtgttcagcctcctgggctggaagataaggatggagagcagaacgacccccccgtaatccaggaggaagtagttaatgatttgcttatgcacctggacacgcataagtccatggggccggatgggattcacccaagggtactcagggagctggcgggagagctcaccaagcctctctccattatctatcaacaatcctggtcaacaggagaggtaccagatgactggagggtggccaatgtgtcgcccatctacaagaagggccggaaggaggatctgggaaaccataggcctgtcagcctgacctcggtactgggaaagatcatggagaggatcgtgactgatgacaccaaactaggtgggagtgttgatctgcttgagggtcggcaggctctacagagggacctggacaggttggatcattgggccaaggccaatgggatgaggttgaataaggccaagtgccgggtcctgcattttggtcacaacaaccccaggcaacgctacgggcttggggaggagtggctggaaagctgcccagcagaaaaggacctgggggtgttggtggacagccggcttaacatgagccagcagtgtgcccaggtggccaagaaagccaacggcatcctggcctgtatcaggaatagcgtggccagcaggagcagggcagtgatggtgcctctgtactgggcactggtgaggcctcacctcgagggctgtgttcagttctgggcccctcactacaggaaggacattgagctgctggagcgtgtccagaggagagccaccaagctggtgaggggtctggagaacaagtcatacgaggagaggctgagggaactgggcatgtttagtgtggagaagaggaggctgaggggggacctcattgccctctacaactccctgaaaggagggtgtagagaggtggctgttggcctcttctcccaagggaataatgacaggaccagaggaaatggtctgaagttggggcaggggaggtttaggttagatattaggaagaattactttcctgagagagtggtcaggtactggaacagcctgcccagggaggtggtggagtcaccatccctggagggatttaaggcacgtgtagacatggcacttcagggcacgctctagtgcccgagattgttgggttgtgtctgtttgtgggtgggtgtggtgtgtggttgtgggtgtttgttttgtgtgggttttgtttttgttttggtgtttgggttttttgttttgtttgtttgttttttattttgttttgctgtggggttttttgttttgtttttttttttttttgatgatctcaaaggtcccttccaaccaagaagattctgtgattctgtaattgttttcccaaagaaataacatatttttctacataggaatttcccaactggttgaaatcttctcctttatattctgtctggtacaatctcccacataatatttcaaaacagcttaggttctctttagctcttggctttacatgtagtctgagcagagctatgggtaatgcctgataccaatacaaattcgcttcctgacatattttggctatctgctgttttatcgcgtgattcatttttttctacttgcccgctggcctgcagcctatatggggtgtgtcattgccaatcaattcccaatcgtttactaacttgttgcactacttgtgcacagaagtgagtacctctatctgatgagacgactgtaggtaccccaaatcgaggtattacctcgttcaatagcactttagtcacttctctcgccttgcttgctctacagggaaaagcctctggccatccagaaaaggggtctgtaagtaccaataagtgcttgtaccccccttttctcgggagtttggaaaaatcgatttgccaatggcctcctggtgtgtttcctttcccaatagttcctaactgtactcgattacctgtgttggggttgtttcttgaacacatttcacactgctgagtcacttgtcgaacagtggtatataaattctgtcctatccatttctgactcaaaaatttatataacgaatctgctccccaatgtgtcttatcgtgttcttctctaacaagtccccacactagtttggcaggtatgataatcctaccgtcactcaaatgagcccatcccctggagggaacttctcctcctagttcttggatgagctcctggtctggtctagaatattcaatgccctcctggtcatccaggtctttatttctactgtctggaattaaagctaaaatgggttctttctgggttctttctgctgcctgtttagcctcatagtcagccaagctcttacctctttcttggtcagtgttccccctcagatgtcctcggcaatgcatgatggccactctagctggtaaccggactgcctccaataggcgaagtatttcttctgcgtgtttgatctgttttccttgcgcggtgagcaatcctcgttccttccagactgctccatgggcatgaacaacaccaaaggcatatttagagtctgcccATGTatctatctttttcccttttaccaattccaaagccctgctcaaggcaataatctcggccTTTGGAGCCGACGTCCCGGAGggaatggttgggattcaattaccttatttgttgtggtcactgcatatccagctttATGGATACCTTGTCGgataaagctgcttccatccgtaagccaggagtcctgtgcgtcctccaggggttcttctttcagatctgctctgctggagtacacagtctctattgtttccaaacagtcatgtgtcagtggttcagttgttgcctcactaaggaaagacgctgggttcacaacgctagtcacctcaattttaacaccatcggattcaaccaggatgggctggtatttcaaaaacctggatggggaaagccagtgatcccctctctgttctaatacagcggataccgaatgtgaaaccaataccgtcatcttctggcccaaaccacatttctgggcttcctcaatatttagtattatggccgctactgctcagaaacatcctggccatccttcacttacttcatctaattgtttagagaagtaagctatggctcttttgtaggctcccagctgttgagctagaagtcctagagctattccttgtttctcgtgagaaaagagccaaaaaggtttggttacatcaggcaagcccaaagccggggctctcacgagctctttcttgagtatttcaaatgcattctgggcttctttggaccatatccattgagtgggattatttttcaaaagttcatataaaggttttactatcatcccatagttgtaaatccctaatcaacaccgacccgtcattcccgaaaaagttctgagttcttttacc harbors:
- the LOC141478478 gene encoding olfactory receptor 14A16-like produces the protein MTFPPCRGSNAQRKQMPNSSSITQFLLLAFAHTRELQLLHFWLFLGIYLAALLGNALIITAITCDHRLHTPMYFFLLNLSVLDLASISTTVPKAMANSLFDTRAISYWGCAAQLFLFVLLIAAEYSLLTVMAYDRYVAICQPLHYGTLLGSRACVHMAAAAWGSGFLNALLHTANTFSLPLCQGNVLDQFFCEIPQILKLSCSHSYLREVGLLVVSVCLSFGCFVFIVVSYVQIFRAVLRIPSKQGRHKAFSTCLPHLAVVSLVITTGMFAYLKPPSISSSPLDLVMSFLYSVVPPAVNPLIYSMRNQELKDTSKKLILSLISQQH